One genomic region from Reichenbachiella ulvae encodes:
- a CDS encoding helix-turn-helix domain-containing protein, whose amino-acid sequence MTNSFEKSIAVLPFVNMSADGANEFFCDGITEEIITALAQIDQLKVTSRTSSFYFKGKQIPISQIGEQLQVGNILEGSVRVAGDRLRITAQLIHVADDSQFWTESWDRKLENIFDIQDEISLLIADKLREHFGHLEIEDQLAERPTQNLNAYEHLLKGKKLFNKWNPEDVNLAIGHFEEALRSDPQMIDAHTGLADAYSFLAVAGFAPREEAWTKSISSIQQAESIDPDNAPLNYLLANQAFFTEANYEKALQYAQKAIASKPNYSEAQQFMSFLYMMRSDGKKAEEHLLYAKSIDPLNEETKFFEAYYYYRMEEYEKSNALLKELLTINPRNLPALLVKAYILILQDESEQFEQLLDSVPTEMIMPDERLGLKCLNLLKHRTREEFTTTLAELEKQSQSNTSFQAHAYLYMVYSTLERYEDAFAVLENLFDNQSSILLLAFADPLAGSIHEHPKFEGYKERIFKIPQTPIINKKANSSALDEATSKAVMQVLEAFVSQDCPYLNPSLSLRSLAEQIEIHPNQLSWLLNEKLNKNFNEYINERRIEHFKKLVVDPTNSHISLIGLAYESGFSSKTVFNTAFKRFTGMTPKAYQKSHQS is encoded by the coding sequence ATGACAAACAGTTTTGAAAAATCGATAGCAGTACTGCCATTCGTAAATATGAGTGCGGATGGAGCCAATGAATTCTTTTGTGATGGCATCACGGAGGAAATTATTACGGCATTGGCGCAGATCGATCAATTGAAGGTGACCTCTCGTACCTCCAGTTTCTATTTCAAGGGGAAGCAGATTCCGATCAGTCAGATTGGGGAGCAGTTGCAGGTAGGGAATATACTAGAGGGGAGCGTACGAGTGGCTGGCGATCGATTGCGGATTACTGCTCAGTTGATTCATGTGGCAGATGATTCTCAGTTTTGGACCGAAAGCTGGGATCGAAAACTGGAGAATATTTTTGACATCCAGGATGAGATTAGTCTACTGATAGCGGATAAGCTGCGCGAGCACTTTGGGCATTTGGAGATAGAGGATCAATTGGCCGAACGACCTACGCAAAACCTCAATGCCTATGAACATTTGCTCAAAGGCAAGAAGCTTTTCAACAAATGGAATCCGGAAGATGTGAATTTGGCCATCGGGCACTTCGAGGAGGCACTGAGGTCTGATCCACAAATGATCGATGCGCATACGGGATTGGCAGATGCTTATAGTTTTTTGGCTGTCGCGGGTTTTGCTCCCAGGGAAGAAGCCTGGACCAAGTCTATATCTTCCATCCAGCAGGCTGAGTCCATAGATCCAGATAATGCGCCGCTCAATTATCTCCTGGCCAATCAGGCTTTTTTTACGGAGGCCAACTATGAGAAAGCCTTGCAATATGCTCAAAAGGCAATTGCCAGTAAGCCCAACTATTCTGAGGCACAGCAATTCATGTCTTTCTTGTATATGATGAGGAGTGACGGGAAAAAGGCGGAGGAACATTTGCTATATGCCAAGTCCATAGATCCGCTCAATGAGGAGACGAAATTTTTTGAGGCCTATTATTACTACCGGATGGAGGAGTACGAAAAATCCAATGCTCTCCTTAAGGAACTGTTAACTATCAACCCTCGGAATCTTCCAGCCTTGCTCGTGAAGGCTTATATATTGATCCTTCAGGATGAGTCTGAACAATTCGAGCAATTGCTGGATTCGGTACCTACGGAGATGATCATGCCTGATGAACGTTTGGGACTGAAATGTCTGAACCTGCTGAAGCATAGGACCAGAGAGGAGTTCACTACCACATTGGCAGAGCTTGAGAAACAGTCACAGTCGAATACCTCATTTCAGGCTCATGCTTATCTGTACATGGTCTATTCAACTCTGGAGAGGTACGAGGATGCTTTTGCAGTCTTAGAGAACCTGTTTGATAACCAATCGTCTATTTTACTTTTGGCCTTTGCTGATCCGTTGGCAGGGAGCATTCATGAGCACCCCAAATTCGAAGGCTACAAGGAAAGAATTTTCAAAATCCCTCAAACTCCCATCATCAACAAAAAGGCCAATAGCTCTGCTTTGGATGAAGCTACTTCTAAAGCTGTCATGCAGGTGTTGGAGGCATTTGTTTCCCAGGATTGCCCTTATCTCAATCCTTCATTGAGTTTGCGATCTCTGGCTGAGCAGATCGAGATTCATCCGAACCAATTGTCCTGGTTGCTCAATGAGAAGTTGAATAAGAATTTTAATGAATACATCAATGAGCGTAGGATTGAGCATTTCAAAAAGCTGGTGGTCGACCCTACCAATTCTCATATTTCCCTCATCGGTCTGGCTTACGAAAGTGGCTTTAGTTCAAAGACCGTTTTTAACACCGCATTCAAAAGATTCACTGGGATGACCCCCAAAGCCTATCAGAAAAGCCATCAGTCATAG
- a CDS encoding anthrone oxygenase family protein: protein MKSISVVLALFSTGLMAGIFFTWTNAVKPGIGQLDDYIYLSSLQSMNREILNPMFYFAFILPIVSLPVSAALNYGSHGTYDFKILLLATAIYWIGAFLVTILGNIPLNEMLDAVDLEELKTEDWSVMRKKIEDKWNRYNLIRTLASIASFALIIWSLLRK, encoded by the coding sequence ATGAAATCAATATCAGTAGTTCTGGCCTTATTCTCCACCGGTCTCATGGCCGGTATATTTTTTACCTGGACCAATGCGGTAAAGCCTGGGATCGGGCAATTGGATGATTATATCTATCTCAGTTCGCTGCAATCCATGAACCGAGAAATCCTGAACCCTATGTTTTATTTCGCTTTTATACTGCCGATTGTTTCTCTGCCGGTTTCCGCAGCGCTTAATTATGGTAGTCACGGGACTTACGATTTTAAAATCCTTCTGCTCGCCACAGCGATTTACTGGATAGGGGCCTTTCTGGTGACTATTCTGGGCAATATTCCACTCAACGAAATGTTGGATGCCGTGGATCTGGAAGAATTGAAGACGGAAGATTGGTCTGTCATGAGAAAGAAAATAGAGGATAAGTGGAATCGCTACAATCTGATCCGTACGCTGGCTTCTATTGCTTCCTTTGCGCTGATCATCTGGAGCCTGCTACGCAAGTAA
- a CDS encoding DinB family protein: MLSAQSKLIQLLSELENYIQQIPEEKLSQKPAPDKWSNKEILGHLVDSALNNLQRFTEIQFTPRPYVIRKYAQDDLVRANDYQHADTREILQLLIALNTRIIRVMDQQTEEMLAYEIEIEKGQTEDLRFWNQDYVDHFEHHLRQIKKKAAPTMRQPGTLNYV, encoded by the coding sequence ATGTTGTCTGCTCAATCTAAACTCATCCAATTACTCAGTGAACTTGAAAACTACATTCAACAAATTCCAGAGGAAAAGCTATCTCAGAAACCCGCTCCAGACAAATGGTCTAATAAAGAAATACTGGGACATCTGGTCGACTCAGCACTCAACAATCTGCAGCGCTTCACTGAGATCCAGTTCACGCCCAGACCTTACGTGATTCGAAAATATGCACAGGATGACCTGGTGCGAGCCAACGACTATCAACATGCGGATACCAGGGAAATATTACAGCTCTTGATCGCTTTGAACACCCGCATCATCCGAGTGATGGATCAGCAAACAGAAGAGATGCTAGCTTATGAGATTGAAATCGAAAAAGGCCAGACCGAAGACCTTCGTTTCTGGAATCAGGACTATGTCGATCACTTCGAGCATCATCTCAGGCAGATTAAAAAAAAGGCTGCCCCAACAATGAGACAGCCCGGTACTCTAAACTATGTATGA
- a CDS encoding NAD(P)-dependent oxidoreductase, with protein MKKVIVFGPTGTIGKHVLQQALKGDIEVTAFCRDRSRLDYQAHPQLQIIEGDVYDQEAVSEAIAGHDIVIIALGSGNSRKSTVRSEGTKHIIQGLKEHGVRRLICQSTLGAGDSNSNLNFFWKRIMFGWFLKQVFLDHELQEDYVMNSGLDWTIVRPGAFTDGSLTGRYQHGFGPQERQLQLKISRADVADFILKQLSSNQYLLKTPGLSY; from the coding sequence ATGAAAAAAGTAATCGTTTTTGGTCCCACTGGGACGATTGGCAAGCACGTCTTGCAGCAAGCTTTGAAAGGCGATATCGAAGTGACTGCATTTTGTAGAGATCGATCGCGTCTGGACTATCAAGCGCATCCTCAACTACAGATCATCGAAGGAGATGTCTATGATCAAGAAGCAGTATCTGAGGCAATTGCGGGTCATGATATCGTGATCATCGCACTAGGCTCGGGCAACAGTCGCAAAAGCACGGTGAGGTCAGAAGGCACCAAACACATTATCCAGGGACTGAAGGAACATGGCGTGCGTCGTTTGATTTGCCAAAGTACGCTTGGTGCCGGCGATAGCAACAGCAATTTGAATTTCTTCTGGAAGCGAATCATGTTCGGTTGGTTTCTGAAACAGGTTTTTCTGGATCATGAACTGCAGGAAGACTATGTGATGAACAGTGGACTGGATTGGACGATAGTGAGGCCAGGGGCCTTTACTGATGGCAGTTTGACGGGTAGGTATCAGCATGGGTTTGGCCCGCAGGAACGACAACTCCAGTTGAAAATCTCTCGGGCAGATGTAGCTGATTTCATTTTGAAGCAGCTGTCTTCGAACCAATATTTATTGAAAACTCCAGGTCTATCCTATTAA
- a CDS encoding DEAD/DEAH box helicase — MNTFASLSLNKAMLRAIEDLGFDTPTPIQLEAFPVISSGSDVIGISQTGTGKTFAYMLPLLQQLKFSKEKHPRILILVPTRELVVQVVEQIQSYAAYMTLRVLGVYGESNIKLQRAALAEGQDVIVATPGRLYDLIIDRSLQPKNLNKLVIDEVDVMLDLGFRTQLTNLFELLPTKRQNIMFSATMTDEVDELIVDYFTTPERITIAVSGTPLENIKQTAYPVKNFLTKARLLNELLSDHKTYHKVLVFVSQKKQADRLFDLVEEAYGSSVGIVHSNKTQNYRLRTVQDFEEGRIRILIATDVIARGLDLDKISHVINYDVPNYPENYMHRIGRTGRATEQGQVTLFFTEKEVPQKEAIEALMNYEIPLLDFPEEVEVTDQLIPEERTRVRENNYNRNTKPKEIIPDAEKLEKNKKVNQGGSYKRKIAAKHKKPITRGDKIQKRKRR; from the coding sequence ATGAACACATTCGCATCCCTTTCCCTCAACAAAGCCATGCTTCGTGCCATCGAAGACTTAGGTTTCGATACGCCTACTCCCATTCAGTTGGAGGCCTTTCCAGTGATCTCCTCGGGATCGGATGTTATCGGTATCTCACAAACCGGTACGGGTAAAACCTTTGCCTACATGCTGCCCCTGCTACAGCAGCTCAAGTTCTCCAAAGAAAAGCATCCGCGCATACTCATACTCGTACCGACTCGCGAACTGGTGGTACAGGTGGTCGAGCAGATCCAGTCCTATGCCGCCTACATGACGCTCAGGGTCCTGGGGGTATATGGCGAATCCAATATCAAACTACAGCGTGCTGCGCTGGCCGAAGGACAGGATGTGATAGTGGCCACTCCGGGCCGTCTCTACGACCTGATCATAGACCGCTCCCTCCAGCCCAAAAACCTGAACAAACTGGTGATCGACGAAGTAGATGTGATGCTGGACCTGGGTTTTCGCACCCAGCTGACCAACCTCTTCGAGTTACTCCCTACCAAGCGACAAAACATCATGTTTTCCGCTACGATGACCGACGAAGTAGACGAGCTCATCGTGGACTACTTCACCACCCCGGAGCGCATCACTATAGCTGTCAGCGGGACTCCACTGGAAAACATCAAGCAGACTGCCTACCCTGTCAAAAACTTTCTGACCAAGGCCCGACTGCTCAACGAACTGCTGTCCGATCACAAGACCTACCACAAGGTTTTGGTATTTGTCTCCCAAAAGAAACAGGCCGACCGACTCTTCGATTTGGTAGAGGAAGCCTACGGCTCATCGGTGGGCATCGTCCACTCCAACAAGACGCAGAACTATCGCCTCCGCACCGTTCAGGATTTCGAAGAAGGGCGCATAAGGATACTGATCGCCACTGACGTGATCGCCCGTGGACTGGATCTCGACAAGATCTCGCATGTGATCAACTACGACGTACCCAACTATCCCGAAAACTACATGCACCGCATCGGCCGTACGGGCCGTGCCACCGAGCAGGGACAGGTCACCTTGTTCTTCACCGAAAAGGAAGTCCCCCAAAAGGAAGCCATCGAGGCACTGATGAACTATGAGATCCCGCTGCTGGATTTCCCCGAAGAGGTGGAAGTCACCGACCAGCTGATCCCCGAGGAGCGTACCCGTGTCCGTGAGAACAACTACAACCGCAACACCAAACCCAAAGAGATCATCCCGGATGCGGAAAAATTAGAAAAGAATAAAAAGGTAAACCAAGGGGGCTCCTACAAGCGAAAGATAGCTGCCAAGCACAAAAAGCCCATCACCCGCGGCGACAAGATTCAAAAGAGGAAGAGGAGGTAG
- a CDS encoding helix-turn-helix domain-containing protein, producing MEEIQYILRESIRPYVNCIMVSESSNQKGHYELPIYADGYPGIMFQQSAKGFYLQPRDKKLSELFLYGQTLEPITLESEGEYQFVVLQLYPFASKYLLGVDPRELNDDCYDLLQLNNLDAKKYHQKLLSANELSQKIEIISDLVEELIEVHQVPEDDRIQQAIKLVVESEGKVRVKEICDEIYLTERTLERNFQQQIGLSPKQFAKIIQFQTSLNKLNQTEYDNLTHVGLDSGFTDQSHFIRVFKHYTGQTPSFYLKNTALAQ from the coding sequence TTGGAAGAGATTCAGTACATATTGAGAGAGAGTATCAGACCCTATGTCAATTGCATCATGGTCAGTGAATCCTCGAATCAGAAGGGGCACTACGAACTGCCTATCTATGCCGATGGCTATCCGGGGATTATGTTTCAGCAATCTGCTAAGGGTTTTTATCTTCAGCCTAGAGATAAGAAGCTTTCCGAACTTTTTCTTTATGGTCAAACATTGGAACCCATTACTTTGGAGTCGGAGGGGGAGTACCAGTTTGTGGTTCTGCAGTTATACCCATTTGCATCCAAATACCTATTGGGAGTAGATCCGCGAGAACTCAATGATGATTGCTACGATCTCTTGCAACTCAACAACCTAGATGCGAAAAAATACCACCAAAAGTTGCTCAGCGCTAATGAACTGTCGCAAAAAATAGAAATCATTTCTGATCTGGTCGAGGAGTTGATTGAGGTGCATCAAGTTCCTGAGGATGATCGCATTCAGCAGGCCATCAAGTTGGTCGTCGAGTCGGAAGGGAAAGTTAGGGTGAAAGAAATTTGTGACGAAATATATCTAACCGAAAGAACCCTCGAACGCAATTTTCAGCAGCAGATTGGGCTCAGCCCCAAGCAATTTGCAAAAATCATTCAGTTTCAAACTTCGCTTAACAAGCTGAATCAAACAGAGTACGACAACCTTACTCATGTAGGTCTGGACAGTGGCTTTACTGATCAGTCCCATTTCATTCGTGTGTTCAAGCACTACACGGGGCAAACCCCTTCATTTTATCTTAAAAACACGGCATTGGCTCAGTAG
- a CDS encoding serine hydrolase, with protein sequence MNLSIKVLIFACTIFSTISCFSQNTNEELVNRIDSYLEASVANGFSGAVLVSKKGEIVLSNGYGWADRKNKIPNSPSTVFNIGSVTKQFTASAILKLVEQGRIKTSDKIGSYFDQAPKDKRGITIHQLLTHTSGISNRTGGFRYNEASKEQFLKEFFESELQSKPGTNYQYANANYIILTAIIESVSGQTYGSFLNEYLFEPAQMESTGYKSINFSSERLAHGYYYNRDEEQWADWGTTQQHLPYNDKHWYSIGKGDIHSSVEDLYKWHLALKNNAVLASETRLAQETPYVAENDKNTSFYGYGWAISQSSRDTKIVAHNGSNGLYFADFVRFIDDDVVVIYITNAFLGRESENVAREIGEMIFDSDYNCTAISKNIYELIHDFMKVNPSTHADELPDFLNKELKDEFNDPAILNRLGYSRMKKESEPDWALALFELNVKLFPEDGNLWDSLGEAYLKYNQKEEAVKCYTNAVELGSESSKKALNELLNESK encoded by the coding sequence ATGAATCTATCTATTAAAGTACTGATTTTCGCATGCACCATCTTTTCAACCATAAGCTGTTTTTCTCAAAACACGAATGAAGAGCTAGTCAATAGAATTGACTCTTATTTGGAAGCAAGCGTGGCGAATGGCTTTTCTGGAGCTGTCTTGGTTTCAAAAAAAGGTGAAATTGTTTTATCCAATGGATATGGATGGGCTGATAGAAAAAATAAGATACCTAATTCACCATCAACCGTTTTTAATATTGGCTCTGTAACTAAACAATTTACCGCATCGGCTATTTTAAAACTCGTAGAGCAGGGACGAATTAAAACATCTGATAAGATAGGTTCATACTTTGATCAGGCACCAAAAGACAAAAGAGGTATTACTATTCATCAACTATTAACCCATACATCTGGGATATCCAATAGGACTGGAGGATTTAGATACAATGAAGCAAGTAAGGAGCAGTTCTTAAAAGAATTTTTTGAATCAGAATTACAATCTAAACCTGGGACAAACTACCAATATGCAAATGCCAACTATATCATACTCACTGCAATAATAGAATCGGTTTCAGGTCAGACCTATGGTTCTTTTCTAAATGAGTATCTATTTGAACCTGCTCAAATGGAAAGCACAGGCTATAAGAGTATCAATTTTAGTTCGGAACGATTGGCACATGGATACTACTATAACAGAGATGAAGAGCAATGGGCAGATTGGGGAACGACTCAACAGCACCTCCCTTACAATGACAAGCATTGGTATAGTATAGGCAAGGGAGATATTCATTCTTCCGTAGAGGATTTGTACAAATGGCACCTTGCTTTAAAAAACAATGCAGTTTTAGCATCAGAAACAAGACTGGCTCAAGAAACTCCCTATGTAGCCGAAAATGATAAAAATACCTCATTTTATGGATATGGTTGGGCCATATCTCAAAGTAGCAGAGATACTAAAATCGTTGCTCATAATGGTAGTAACGGGCTGTATTTCGCTGACTTTGTTAGGTTCATAGATGACGATGTAGTTGTCATCTACATAACCAATGCGTTTTTGGGTCGTGAATCAGAAAATGTTGCCCGAGAAATAGGTGAAATGATTTTCGACTCGGACTACAACTGTACAGCTATTTCCAAAAATATTTATGAATTGATTCATGATTTTATGAAGGTGAACCCTTCTACCCATGCTGATGAATTGCCAGATTTTTTAAATAAGGAACTTAAGGATGAATTTAATGACCCTGCCATACTCAATCGACTTGGATATAGCAGAATGAAGAAAGAAAGCGAGCCTGATTGGGCATTAGCATTGTTTGAACTTAATGTGAAACTCTTTCCAGAGGATGGTAATCTATGGGATTCGCTAGGTGAGGCTTATCTAAAATACAACCAAAAAGAAGAAGCTGTAAAGTGCTACACAAACGCAGTTGAATTGGGCAGCGAAAGTTCCAAAAAAGCCTTGAATGAATTGTTGAATGAGTCCAAATAG
- a CDS encoding sensor histidine kinase — MNTVDLLFEQSKKIIEITDQPSLIINAQSAILAANAAFRHYFDDSADFGLLLNDPERLQIQVAMEEMKHDTTELLLTLTYQGKVLSSKWKFQYLKEIDAFVGFGEVYANETASVEEVADLLKSSPTAITDISSHLSANMDKFQLITDHISDVVCLHHPEDARYLYVSPSVKSLVGFEPHEMEGKTPYEFFHPDFIQLLERDHQRSAEGKSEGPPPQMDVMLVTKTGEKIWASVHSEPLFDEKGEVALIISSSRDISKRKLAEQDLMLKNTELNAFSYRISHDLRSPLTSIMGLINLIVHEDNIEKIKEYTGIISSRVDAMDRLIHSIMDYARNMNNRKVIEEVELKELLDSIKRDYRFHPNYGILKVRCEVEESLSVRQDPERLKIIFNCLLSNAYNFLDRNKEESTLDIRLAIKEGELSIEFDDNGIGIKEEIQPQVFDMFYRGTSLSQGAGLGLYLLKQTAKKLDGQVGFTSQEGQGSSFRVQVAV; from the coding sequence ATGAACACTGTGGATCTGCTATTCGAGCAATCGAAGAAAATCATTGAGATTACAGACCAACCCTCACTTATCATTAATGCTCAGTCGGCCATACTGGCTGCCAATGCTGCTTTTAGACATTACTTCGACGATAGCGCGGATTTTGGGTTGCTCCTGAACGACCCAGAGCGCCTGCAAATTCAGGTAGCCATGGAGGAAATGAAGCATGATACCACTGAGCTATTGCTGACCTTGACGTATCAGGGCAAGGTGCTTTCGTCCAAATGGAAATTTCAATACCTGAAGGAGATAGATGCTTTCGTAGGATTTGGGGAAGTGTACGCCAATGAGACAGCATCTGTGGAAGAGGTCGCGGACTTGTTGAAGTCATCACCTACTGCCATCACGGATATATCCAGTCACTTGTCGGCCAATATGGACAAGTTTCAGTTGATCACGGATCATATCTCGGATGTCGTATGTCTGCATCACCCTGAGGATGCTCGCTACCTCTATGTATCTCCATCAGTCAAATCTCTGGTAGGGTTTGAACCTCACGAGATGGAAGGAAAGACGCCCTATGAGTTTTTTCATCCGGATTTTATTCAACTATTGGAACGAGACCATCAGCGGAGTGCAGAGGGCAAATCGGAGGGACCACCCCCGCAAATGGATGTAATGCTGGTGACCAAGACAGGGGAAAAGATCTGGGCTTCTGTGCATAGCGAACCGCTTTTCGATGAAAAAGGAGAGGTGGCATTGATCATCAGTTCGTCCAGGGATATCTCGAAAAGAAAACTGGCCGAACAGGATCTGATGCTGAAGAATACCGAATTGAATGCATTTTCTTATAGGATTTCCCACGACCTCAGGTCACCCCTGACTTCAATCATGGGGCTGATCAACCTAATCGTGCATGAGGACAATATCGAAAAAATCAAAGAATACACCGGGATCATCAGTAGTCGGGTGGATGCCATGGACCGACTGATTCACTCGATCATGGACTATGCCCGCAACATGAACAATCGCAAGGTGATCGAGGAGGTGGAGCTCAAAGAACTGCTGGATAGCATCAAGCGGGACTACCGTTTTCATCCGAACTATGGGATTTTAAAAGTAAGATGCGAGGTAGAAGAATCCCTTTCGGTGAGGCAGGATCCAGAGCGACTAAAGATCATTTTCAATTGTCTACTGTCCAATGCCTACAACTTTTTGGATCGAAATAAGGAGGAAAGTACGCTCGATATTCGTCTGGCGATAAAGGAGGGTGAGCTATCGATCGAGTTCGATGACAATGGGATCGGAATCAAGGAAGAAATCCAGCCACAGGTCTTTGATATGTTCTACCGGGGCACCTCACTCTCTCAGGGTGCAGGACTAGGGCTCTATTTGCTGAAGCAGACCGCCAAGAAACTGGATGGGCAAGTAGGTTTTACCAGTCAGGAGGGACAAGGGTCGAGTTTTCGTGTGCAGGTGGCGGTTTGA
- a CDS encoding LLM class flavin-dependent oxidoreductase, which yields MNKEIKVSLLDLGVVKQGKEIADALADITTNAQKVEELGFHRIWLAEHHNMPTVSTAATAVLIGHIAGRTSRIRVGAGGIMLPNHSPLSVTEEFGTLDTLYPGRIDLGLGRAPGTDQPTAAALRRGNLASQNDFPRDIQALQQFFSSDNSQSNVRAFPGEGRKVPLYILGSSTDSAYLAAELGLPYAFASHFAPTQLFPALEIYRQNFKPSEVLKEPYVMAAVNVIAADTDEEAAHLRTSLDLMALGMVTGKRGKLSPPVDEMPEIFYHPEVQQALGRLSTFTFDGSKETIRLKINEFLEQTGADELITTNYIYDQEARLKSFDLLAEALELNCLV from the coding sequence ATGAACAAAGAAATAAAAGTCTCCCTATTGGATCTGGGAGTAGTGAAGCAGGGAAAAGAAATTGCAGACGCGCTGGCAGACATCACCACCAATGCCCAGAAAGTAGAGGAGCTGGGCTTTCATCGCATATGGCTCGCCGAGCACCACAACATGCCGACTGTATCCACAGCTGCCACCGCAGTATTGATAGGTCATATCGCTGGTCGGACCTCACGCATCCGCGTAGGAGCGGGCGGCATCATGCTGCCCAATCATAGTCCGCTATCCGTGACTGAGGAGTTCGGGACTTTGGACACCCTCTACCCTGGCCGCATCGATCTGGGTCTGGGACGTGCACCGGGTACAGATCAGCCTACAGCTGCCGCGCTTCGCAGAGGCAATCTCGCCAGTCAAAACGACTTCCCTCGCGACATTCAGGCCTTGCAGCAGTTCTTCAGCTCCGACAACAGCCAGTCCAACGTCCGAGCATTCCCCGGAGAGGGACGAAAGGTGCCTTTGTATATATTAGGATCGAGCACGGATAGTGCCTATCTCGCAGCTGAGCTGGGACTGCCCTATGCTTTTGCTTCACATTTCGCTCCCACTCAGTTGTTTCCAGCACTGGAGATCTATAGGCAGAATTTCAAACCTTCGGAGGTTCTAAAGGAGCCCTACGTGATGGCGGCCGTTAATGTGATCGCTGCAGATACTGACGAAGAAGCGGCCCACCTTCGCACTAGCCTCGACTTGATGGCACTAGGCATGGTCACCGGCAAGAGAGGCAAGCTTTCTCCTCCGGTAGATGAGATGCCAGAGATATTTTATCACCCCGAAGTGCAGCAAGCACTGGGCCGACTGAGCACCTTTACCTTCGATGGATCAAAAGAAACTATAAGACTGAAGATCAATGAATTTCTGGAACAAACAGGAGCCGACGAGCTGATCACCACCAACTACATCTACGATCAGGAGGCCCGACTCAAATCCTTCGATCTACTAGCTGAAGCTTTAGAACTCAACTGTTTAGTATAG